From Pseudosulfitobacter sp. DSM 107133, a single genomic window includes:
- a CDS encoding DUF736 family protein, whose product MTTNCIKFTSADVETAKGVGSISTLTFDLDITVEPVGSTNPMAPTHRVLGRSPRGKLVECGGIWKKQNKETGADYYTLTIRDHGFNANLGKAASQDDPSLQAVIPWGPKDAA is encoded by the coding sequence ATGACCACGAACTGCATCAAATTCACCAGCGCCGATGTTGAGACCGCCAAGGGCGTCGGCTCCATCTCGACCCTGACCTTCGACCTCGACATCACGGTCGAACCCGTCGGGAGCACGAACCCGATGGCCCCCACGCACCGCGTCCTCGGTCGCTCCCCGCGCGGCAAGCTGGTCGAGTGCGGCGGCATCTGGAAGAAGCAGAACAAGGAGACCGGCGCCGACTACTACACGCTGACCATCCGCGACCACGGCTTCAACGCCAACCTCGGCAAGGCCGCTAGCCAAGACGATCCGTCCCTGCAGGCCGTCATCCCCTGGGGCCCCAAAGACGCCGCCTAA
- a CDS encoding TniB family NTP-binding protein: protein MTNDHPHLTADAAALLSEPQAGRIRAIRSRRWVLYPRAKQALDRLEALLDHPRGSRMPSVAIYGDSGMGKTMIMQRFRDQHPPHLDRRTGILKTPVLAMEMVSRPGERRFYGELLSLLGAPQAPRADIAQMEQATLRIMKAIGTQVLVIDEVHNILAGTYREQRIVLNMLRFLSNRLQISLVCFGVNDAREAIGGDVQLARRFEQLTLNRWAANEDFETLIASILRNTPLRRPSVLTPKSLRRILQITDGITANIFQMLGSLAIEAIESGTEHITDGAVEAWVPAFDAEAVFA from the coding sequence ATGACGAACGATCACCCTCATCTTACCGCCGACGCGGCAGCCCTGCTGTCTGAACCCCAGGCGGGACGCATTCGCGCCATCAGGTCCCGCCGTTGGGTTCTCTACCCTCGCGCAAAGCAAGCCCTCGATCGCCTCGAGGCGCTCCTTGATCATCCGAGAGGTTCCCGCATGCCGTCTGTCGCGATCTATGGCGACAGCGGGATGGGCAAGACCATGATCATGCAACGCTTCCGCGATCAGCATCCGCCACATCTTGATCGCCGTACCGGGATTCTGAAGACACCGGTCCTGGCCATGGAAATGGTTAGCCGCCCCGGCGAGCGGCGCTTCTATGGTGAACTGCTTTCCCTCCTCGGCGCACCCCAGGCACCGCGGGCCGATATTGCTCAGATGGAACAGGCGACGCTGCGGATTATGAAGGCAATCGGCACCCAGGTTCTGGTCATCGACGAGGTCCACAACATCCTCGCCGGGACCTATCGAGAGCAACGTATCGTGCTCAACATGCTGCGCTTTCTCAGCAATCGGCTCCAAATCTCACTGGTCTGCTTCGGCGTGAACGACGCCCGGGAAGCCATCGGCGGTGACGTTCAACTTGCGCGACGCTTCGAGCAACTCACCCTGAACCGTTGGGCCGCCAACGAAGACTTCGAGACGCTGATCGCGTCGATCCTGCGCAATACGCCATTGCGGCGACCCTCTGTGCTGACGCCGAAATCCCTGCGGCGCATTCTGCAGATTACGGACGGTATCACGGCGAACATCTTCCAGATGCTGGGCAGTCTTGCGATCGAGGCTATCGAGAGCGGGACCGAACACATCACCGACGGCGCCGTCGAGGCTTGGGTGCCTGCATTTGATGCCGAAGCGGTCTTCGCATGA